GAAGTCGCGATCTTCGAGCGAATGGGCAAATTCACGAAACAGGATGTGATCGATTTTGCGAACAAGAACTTCGGCAACAACTACGTGGCTGTCTTCAAACGCACTGGTGAGAACAAGAGCGTGCATAAAGTGGATAAGCCGAAGATCACAGCGCTGGACATTAAGCGCGATGGGCAAAGCGCTTGGCGAACCGAGTGGGAAAAGACCGCAAGTGCCACACTAACGCCTGTTTTCGTCGATTTTGACAAGGCCATCGATCATCGCTCCTTAACGAACAAGGTGCCATTGGCAGTTGTAAAGAACCCGACGAACGACCTTTTCAGCCTCCGTTATATTTTGGATATGGGGACCGATCACGATAAAGAACTCGGAGTCGCAGTGCGTTATCTGGAATACTTGGGAACTTCCAAATACGATCCGACGGCATTCAAGCAAGAACTCTTCAAGCTTGGTCTGGGCATTAGTGTTTACGTGGCGGAGGATCGTAGTTATGTAACCCTTACCGGACTGGAAAAAAACTTGGAACGTGGTATAGAGTTGTTGGAGCAGTTACTTGCTGATGCACAACCCAACGACGAAGCGTTGAAGGGACTTGTTGCAGACATCGGCAAAAGCCGCCAGGACCAAGCCAAGAACAAGAATAGCATCTTTTACGAAGGACTTGCGAGCTACGCGAAATTCGGTAAGGTGAACGCATTCAATGATGTTATGCCATTGGCTCGATTGGAAGCATTGACCAGCGCAGAAATGTTGGAACGTATCCACCAACTGACCAGCTACAAGCACAACGTGTTCTACTACGGAAAGAAATCCACCGACGAAGTAACGGCGTTGCTCAACAAGCACCACAAAACACCAGCAAACTTATTGGAGTATCCTCCCGAACGCCTTTATCCAGAGCTAGCGACCACAGAGAACAAAGTCTACTTTGCTGATCAGGACATGGTGCAAGCAGAGATGATGTTCTACGGAAAAGCAGGTCAATTCGATGTAAGCAAACTACCTTATGCGTCACTCTTCAATGAGTACTTCGGAAGCGGTTTGAGCAGTATCGTATTCCAAGAGATCCGCGAAGCGAAAGCGCTGGCCTACGGAGCTGGTGCGTCATACACAACCCCGAGCAAGAAGGAAGATGCACACTATGTGCGTGTATTCATAGGAACCCAAGCGGACAAACTCCCGGATGCTGTGGATGCGATGTTGGAATTGATGAACAACATGCCCATGGCGAAAGAGCAATTCGAAGGCGCAAAGACCGCAGCCTTGAAAGTGATCGCCAGCACCCGTATAACCAAAGAGAACATCTATTGGACCTGGGATGCGAATCAGCGTAAAGGCATTAACTACGACCTGCGCAAAGACAGCTATGAAAAGATCCCGAGCATCACGTTAGAGGACATGAAGACCTTCTTCGACAAAGAGGTAAAAGGCCGCACCTACCATTATACAGTGATCGGTAAGCAAGCCGGTATGGACCTGAAAGTGTTGGAGAAGTTGGGCCCGGTAACAGTGCTAAGCAAAGAGGAATTGTTCGGCTACCCCGTAGAGTAGCGTCGACCCTGTCATCCCGGCCTTGAGCCGGGAGGGTCGACACGTTACGGTAATCAGAACGCGCAGCTGTCGGGAACCAAAAGCAAACAATGCCCAAAGAAATTACAGCCACCATTATCAGTATTGGCGATGAATTATTGATCGGTCAGACCATCAATACGAATGCCGGATGGATGGGTGAGCAACTGGCATTGTCAGGTATCCGATCAAAACGTGTACTGACGATCGGCGACGACAAGCAGGAGATCGTGGAGGCGTTGGATGATGCGATCACGGATATTGTATTGATCACCGGCGGTTTGGGTCCCACCAAGGATGATATTACCAAACACACGCTCTGCGAATATTTTGATACGGAGTTGGTCCGTCACCCGGAGATCGAGGCGCAGATCAATGCGTTCTTTGAACAGATGGGCCGCGATCCATTGGAAGTGAACCGCGCGCAAGCGGATCTTCCGGCAGCATGTACGGTGATCCCCAATGACCGCGGCACTGCGAGTGGAATGTGGTTCAAGAAGGATGGCAAAGTCTACGTAAGCATGCCTGGTGTGCCATATGAAATG
This genomic window from Flavobacteriales bacterium contains:
- a CDS encoding insulinase family protein, producing the protein MRIISLLLLAFLVSTNCFAQKEYTYTSVPGDPLEARIYTLDNGLQVWLSRNTDAPRVQTNIAVRAGSTKDPATATGLAHYLEHMLFKGTSKYGTANWMEESRLLQQISDAYEERRNTTDQANRDMIYHRIDSLSQLAAAQAVPNEYDKMAKSIGAKGTNAYTSTERTVYINDMPSDELEKWMMIESERFQEAVLRLFHTELETVYEEFNRGQDNDGRQAYQKLNELMYPTHPYGTQTTIGTGEHLKNPSMVKIHEYFDTWYVPNNMAVILAGDIDYDKTIAMVDKFFGTWKRKEVPVVEFPVEKPITEPRTAEVFGPDAEWVDIAYRFDGYGSGVEPMLKMIEGIMQNGKAGLIDLNLLQAQKVLDSYCYADVSTNYSDMMIHGEAKEGQTLEQVRDLLLAQVEALKKGEFEDWLLEAVINDQKQQQIKYWNENNSLRASAMTDAFILEKKWADEVAIFERMGKFTKQDVIDFANKNFGNNYVAVFKRTGENKSVHKVDKPKITALDIKRDGQSAWRTEWEKTASATLTPVFVDFDKAIDHRSLTNKVPLAVVKNPTNDLFSLRYILDMGTDHDKELGVAVRYLEYLGTSKYDPTAFKQELFKLGLGISVYVAEDRSYVTLTGLEKNLERGIELLEQLLADAQPNDEALKGLVADIGKSRQDQAKNKNSIFYEGLASYAKFGKVNAFNDVMPLARLEALTSAEMLERIHQLTSYKHNVFYYGKKSTDEVTALLNKHHKTPANLLEYPPERLYPELATTENKVYFADQDMVQAEMMFYGKAGQFDVSKLPYASLFNEYFGSGLSSIVFQEIREAKALAYGAGASYTTPSKKEDAHYVRVFIGTQADKLPDAVDAMLELMNNMPMAKEQFEGAKTAALKVIASTRITKENIYWTWDANQRKGINYDLRKDSYEKIPSITLEDMKTFFDKEVKGRTYHYTVIGKQAGMDLKVLEKLGPVTVLSKEELFGYPVE